One window of the Rufibacter radiotolerans genome contains the following:
- a CDS encoding LutC/YkgG family protein yields the protein MSSRDRILAAVANNQPALTPMPEVPSFHLEAPDLVEKFTQVAISIGSRVFQVKSYEEVREILSQDFSPTHRIISKVSELASFADASLLQDQDRHQLENVDLAIVKAHFGVAENGAAWVTEELLGVRVVPFICQHLAIILPKEGILPLMHDAYTQIGNADYGYGVFIAGPSKTADIEQSLVLGAHGPRTLTVFLLG from the coding sequence ATGAGTAGCAGAGACCGAATACTTGCCGCTGTAGCGAATAATCAACCCGCCCTAACCCCCATGCCGGAAGTGCCTTCCTTTCACTTGGAGGCACCTGATCTGGTGGAGAAATTCACGCAGGTGGCCATCAGTATCGGGAGCCGTGTATTCCAGGTTAAAAGCTATGAAGAGGTGCGGGAGATTTTGTCCCAGGATTTCAGCCCCACCCACAGAATCATCTCTAAGGTATCAGAATTGGCTTCTTTTGCCGATGCTTCCCTGTTGCAGGATCAGGACCGGCACCAATTGGAGAATGTGGACCTGGCCATTGTGAAAGCTCATTTTGGAGTAGCCGAAAACGGCGCCGCCTGGGTCACCGAGGAGTTACTAGGAGTGCGCGTGGTTCCCTTCATTTGCCAACACCTGGCCATTATTTTGCCCAAAGAGGGAATTCTCCCTTTAATGCATGACGCGTATACCCAAATCGGCAACGCTGACTATGGCTACGGCGTCTTCATCGCCGGACCATCTAAAACGGCAGATATTGAACAATCTCTGGTACTTGGTGCTCATGGGCCCAGAACCTTGACGGTATTTTTGCTGGGATAA
- a CDS encoding lactate utilization protein B, whose product MKEGTTKDHSALADVFNQDEPRVDWHDKTLWFIREKRDRAAFAIPDWEQLRETASEIKFHTLSNLSQYLTQFEAQAQANGVMVHWAADALEHNKIVHSILQKHGVDRMVKSKSMLTEECHLNDYLEEHGVEVIDSDLGERIVQLAKEPPSHIVLPCIHLKKEEIGDIFHKHLGTEAGMSDPQVLTETARQHLRETFLTRRAALTGVNFAIAETGEFVVCTNEGNADMGVHLADVHIASMGIEKLIPKREHLGVFLRLLTRSATGQPITTYSSHFKRPRPGHEMHIVLVDNGRSVQLGREDFRNSLKCIRCGACMNTCPVYRRSGGHSYQSAVAGPIGSILAPNLDMKKHADLPFASTLCGSCTNVCPVKIDIHNQLYKWRQVVVKEGYVTPQKVASMKAMATVLSSPKTFKLSGKAGRWFLKTVPFLVSNSFNPWYKQREMPQPPKQSFGEWYRQNRTQDE is encoded by the coding sequence ATGAAAGAAGGAACTACTAAAGACCATTCGGCTTTAGCCGATGTGTTCAACCAGGACGAACCCCGCGTAGACTGGCACGACAAGACGCTCTGGTTTATAAGAGAAAAACGCGACCGGGCCGCCTTTGCCATTCCTGATTGGGAACAACTGCGGGAAACGGCCTCGGAAATCAAATTCCATACCCTTTCTAACCTAAGCCAGTACCTAACCCAATTTGAAGCCCAGGCCCAGGCGAATGGCGTGATGGTGCACTGGGCAGCAGACGCCCTGGAGCATAACAAGATTGTGCATTCCATTCTCCAGAAACACGGCGTAGACCGCATGGTCAAAAGCAAGTCTATGCTCACGGAGGAATGTCACCTAAACGACTATCTGGAGGAGCACGGCGTGGAGGTCATTGATTCAGATTTGGGCGAACGCATTGTACAGCTGGCCAAAGAGCCTCCCAGCCATATTGTGCTGCCCTGCATCCACCTGAAAAAGGAGGAGATAGGCGATATTTTCCATAAACACCTGGGCACTGAGGCCGGCATGTCTGACCCGCAGGTCCTTACCGAGACGGCGCGCCAGCACCTACGGGAAACCTTCCTGACCCGCCGCGCGGCCTTAACCGGGGTGAACTTTGCCATTGCCGAGACCGGCGAGTTTGTAGTCTGCACCAATGAAGGCAACGCCGACATGGGCGTGCACCTCGCCGACGTGCACATTGCCAGCATGGGCATAGAAAAACTGATTCCCAAGCGCGAGCACCTGGGCGTTTTCCTGCGGTTATTGACCAGAAGCGCCACCGGCCAGCCTATCACCACCTACTCCAGCCACTTTAAAAGACCAAGGCCCGGCCATGAAATGCATATAGTGCTGGTGGACAACGGCCGTAGCGTACAATTGGGCAGGGAAGACTTCCGGAACTCCTTGAAATGCATACGTTGCGGGGCCTGTATGAACACCTGCCCGGTGTACCGGCGCAGCGGGGGGCACAGCTACCAGAGTGCAGTGGCGGGGCCCATCGGGTCTATTCTGGCCCCTAACCTGGATATGAAGAAGCACGCCGACTTACCGTTTGCCTCTACCTTGTGCGGTTCCTGTACCAACGTGTGCCCGGTCAAGATTGACATCCATAACCAGTTGTACAAATGGCGGCAGGTAGTGGTGAAAGAAGGCTATGTGACCCCGCAGAAAGTGGCCAGCATGAAAGCGATGGCCACGGTGCTGTCCTCTCCCAAGACTTTTAAATTATCTGGCAAAGCGGGGAGATGGTTTCTGAAAACCGTTCCGTTTTTGGTGAGTAATTCCTTTAACCCGTGGTACAAACAGCGCGAAATGCCCCAACCGCCCAAACAGTCTTTTGGGGAATGGTACCGCCAAAACCGCACCCAAGATGAGTAG
- a CDS encoding (Fe-S)-binding protein, with product MTVGLFIPCFVDQFYPNAAVATLELLEKAGVTVVYPVRQTCCGQPMANSGFEHLTKDCNNLFIQNFKKFDYIVSPSGSCVLHVKDHLHSNKYEAQAQAIRSKVYELVEFLTDVLRIESLPARFPYKVGLHQSCHGQRGLGLAQMSELVAPAFSKPEKLLNMVQDLELIALTRKDECCGFGGTFCVTEEAVSVKMGKDRVTDHLRNNAEIITGADMSCLMHMEGILRRQKSPVKVMHIAEILNAQVPA from the coding sequence ATGACCGTAGGGCTTTTTATCCCTTGTTTTGTAGACCAATTTTACCCCAACGCGGCCGTGGCCACGCTGGAACTGCTGGAGAAAGCAGGGGTGACCGTCGTGTACCCGGTGCGGCAAACCTGTTGCGGCCAGCCCATGGCCAACTCTGGTTTTGAGCACCTCACCAAAGACTGCAACAACCTTTTTATCCAGAATTTCAAGAAGTTTGATTACATCGTGTCGCCCTCCGGGAGCTGTGTGTTGCACGTGAAAGACCACTTGCACTCAAACAAGTACGAGGCCCAGGCGCAGGCCATCAGGAGTAAGGTGTATGAGTTGGTGGAGTTCCTGACGGATGTCCTGAGAATAGAATCATTACCGGCAAGGTTTCCCTACAAAGTAGGGCTGCACCAAAGCTGCCATGGCCAACGTGGGTTGGGCCTGGCCCAGATGTCTGAGCTGGTGGCTCCGGCGTTTTCCAAACCCGAAAAGCTGCTCAACATGGTGCAGGATCTGGAACTAATTGCTCTCACCAGAAAAGACGAGTGCTGCGGCTTTGGTGGCACCTTCTGCGTGACCGAAGAGGCGGTGTCGGTGAAAATGGGCAAAGACCGCGTCACCGATCATCTACGAAATAACGCAGAAATTATCACTGGCGCCGACATGAGTTGCCTGATGCACATGGAGGGAATCTTGAGAAGACAGAAAAGCCCTGTGAAGGTGATGCACATTGCCGAGATTTTAAATGCGCAGGTGCCCGCATGA
- a CDS encoding FGGY-family carbohydrate kinase, translated as MQKIPVVAIFDVGKTNKKLFLFDEHYKIVYERSARFLETVDEDGEPCENLESLRLSVFDSLRDVFKRNEFEIKAINFSTYGASFVYLDEDGKPLTPLYNYLKPYPEALQQQFYATYGGEEAFSKATASPVLGSLNSGMQLYRLKYEKPEIFKKLKCALHLPQYLSYLISGEFYTDITSIGCHTNLWDFATGDYHDWVNQEGIREKLAPLKGADEVLPACFPGNSYKVGIGLHDSSAALIPYLVNFHEPFALISTGTWCITLNPFNTAPLTSEELKQDCLSYLQYKGKPVKASRFFGGYEHEQQVKRIATHFNMSSVVFKTVAYEPDLIQKLITEQAPSATTLSDGKALPTSGFAERELTSFVTGIEAYHQLILDLVAQQVASSKLVLQGTGVRRIFVDGGFSKNAIYMNLLAAAFPDKEVYAASMAQATAIGTALAIHQHWNTKPLPNDIIELKYYAIAHQEA; from the coding sequence ATGCAGAAGATTCCAGTAGTCGCCATTTTTGACGTAGGCAAGACCAACAAGAAACTGTTCCTCTTTGACGAGCACTACAAAATAGTGTACGAACGGTCGGCGCGGTTTCTGGAAACGGTAGACGAAGACGGGGAGCCCTGCGAGAACCTGGAAAGCCTGCGGCTATCGGTCTTTGACTCGTTGCGAGATGTATTCAAGCGCAATGAGTTTGAGATAAAGGCCATCAACTTCTCTACCTACGGGGCCAGCTTTGTGTACCTGGATGAGGACGGTAAACCGTTGACTCCGCTTTACAACTACCTGAAGCCTTACCCAGAAGCGCTGCAACAACAATTTTACGCCACCTACGGCGGCGAAGAGGCATTCTCCAAAGCCACCGCCTCGCCGGTATTAGGCAGTCTGAATTCGGGGATGCAGCTGTACCGGCTTAAGTATGAGAAGCCAGAAATTTTTAAAAAGCTGAAGTGCGCGCTGCACCTGCCACAGTATTTAAGCTACCTTATCTCCGGGGAGTTCTATACAGATATTACCAGCATTGGCTGCCATACCAACCTCTGGGACTTCGCCACGGGCGATTATCATGACTGGGTAAACCAGGAAGGTATAAGGGAGAAACTGGCACCTTTGAAAGGAGCCGATGAAGTGCTTCCGGCCTGTTTTCCAGGAAACAGCTACAAAGTAGGCATTGGCCTGCATGACAGCTCTGCCGCCTTGATTCCGTACCTGGTAAATTTCCACGAGCCTTTCGCGCTTATCTCTACAGGTACCTGGTGCATCACGCTGAACCCGTTTAACACCGCCCCACTGACCAGCGAGGAACTGAAGCAGGACTGCCTTAGCTACCTGCAGTATAAAGGGAAGCCCGTGAAAGCGTCCAGGTTCTTTGGCGGGTATGAGCACGAGCAGCAGGTGAAACGCATTGCCACGCACTTCAACATGAGCTCGGTGGTGTTCAAGACGGTGGCCTATGAACCCGACCTTATCCAGAAACTGATTACCGAGCAGGCCCCCAGCGCCACCACCTTGTCAGACGGAAAAGCCTTGCCCACCTCTGGTTTCGCGGAGCGGGAGTTGACTTCCTTTGTCACTGGTATTGAAGCCTATCACCAGCTTATTTTGGACTTGGTGGCCCAGCAGGTGGCCTCTTCTAAACTGGTGCTGCAGGGCACCGGCGTGAGACGCATTTTCGTGGATGGTGGCTTCAGTAAGAACGCCATTTACATGAACCTGCTGGCGGCCGCTTTCCCGGACAAGGAAGTATATGCGGCTTCCATGGCACAGGCCACGGCCATCGGCACGGCCCTAGCCATTCATCAACATTGGAACACCAAGCCCCTGCCCAATGACATTATTGAACTGAAGTATTACGCCATCGCGCACCAAGAGGCTTAA
- a CDS encoding sugar isomerase has protein sequence MQLEKYKIDEFNYAQQAAHTRKFEFLAEGLSNVEDVLQKLVDFQIAIPSWALGTGGTRFGRFSGGGEPRSLEEKIEDVGLLHSLNRSCGAISLHIPWDIPQDYQATKSLAAQYGLTFDAVNSNTFQDQANQQKSYKFGSMQHTDKAVRQQAIDHNIEVIKHGIALGSESLTVWLADGSSFPGQLNFRKAFQNTLESLQEVYAAMPDNWKMYVEYKAFEPNFYSTTIGDWGQSLLLANKLGDKAYTLVDLGHHLPNANIEQIVSLLLMEGKLGGFHFNDSKYSDDDLTAGSIKPYQLFLIFNELVEGMDARGMNHATDLGWMIDASHNLKDPLEDLLQSVQAIMIAYAQSLIVDRTALAEAQQNNDVARAQEILQDAFRTDVRALVAEAQVRAGGASNALQLYRQLKVRENLIQERGLKTVSSGL, from the coding sequence ATGCAATTAGAGAAATACAAGATAGACGAATTCAATTACGCCCAGCAGGCAGCGCATACCCGTAAATTTGAGTTCCTGGCCGAGGGCCTTTCCAACGTGGAGGACGTGCTGCAGAAACTAGTGGATTTCCAGATTGCCATTCCGTCGTGGGCGTTGGGCACCGGCGGAACCCGCTTCGGGCGTTTCTCGGGTGGCGGTGAGCCCCGCAGCCTGGAAGAAAAGATTGAGGATGTGGGTTTACTTCATTCCCTGAACCGTTCCTGCGGCGCTATTTCCCTGCACATTCCCTGGGACATCCCCCAGGATTACCAAGCCACCAAATCCCTGGCGGCGCAGTACGGTCTTACCTTTGATGCCGTCAATTCCAACACTTTCCAGGACCAGGCTAACCAGCAAAAGAGCTACAAATTTGGCTCTATGCAGCACACTGACAAAGCGGTGCGCCAGCAGGCCATTGACCACAACATTGAAGTGATCAAACACGGCATCGCGCTGGGTTCTGAGTCTTTGACCGTGTGGCTCGCCGATGGCTCCAGTTTTCCGGGTCAGTTGAACTTCAGGAAGGCGTTCCAGAATACCCTGGAGTCATTGCAGGAAGTGTACGCGGCCATGCCCGATAACTGGAAAATGTACGTGGAGTACAAAGCCTTTGAGCCGAATTTCTACTCTACCACCATTGGTGATTGGGGCCAATCGTTGCTACTGGCCAATAAACTGGGCGACAAAGCTTATACCCTGGTAGACCTGGGCCACCATTTGCCTAATGCCAACATTGAGCAGATTGTCTCTTTGCTGCTCATGGAAGGAAAACTGGGAGGATTCCACTTCAATGACTCCAAGTACTCAGACGATGACCTCACCGCCGGCAGCATCAAACCCTACCAGCTTTTCCTGATTTTCAATGAACTGGTAGAAGGTATGGACGCCCGTGGCATGAACCACGCCACTGATTTGGGCTGGATGATTGACGCCTCCCATAACCTCAAAGACCCGCTGGAAGATTTACTGCAGTCGGTGCAGGCCATCATGATTGCCTACGCGCAGTCCTTGATCGTAGACAGAACGGCCCTGGCCGAGGCCCAACAGAACAATGACGTGGCCCGCGCACAGGAAATCCTGCAAGACGCCTTCCGTACCGATGTGCGGGCTTTGGTAGCAGAAGCCCAGGTAAGAGCCGGTGGCGCCTCCAACGCCTTGCAACTTTACCGCCAGTTAAAGGTGCGCGAGAACCTGATTCAGGAGAGAGGGTTGAAAACGGTGTCCTCTGGTTTATAA
- a CDS encoding bifunctional rhamnulose-1-phosphate aldolase/short-chain dehydrogenase, whose product MSEVKTKTTYKHVSYLWDEAEAARLEGDEVALLIYRSNLLGADLRLTNYGGGNTSCKTTAKDPLTGQETEVMWIKGSGGDLGTLKKSGLAALYVDRLHSLENVYRGIEHEDEMVELFNHSIFDLSSKAPSIDTPLHGFLPFKHIDHLHPDAAIAIAAAKDGKRITQELFGGSIGWVDWQRPGFDLGLQLRQCLEENPGIRGIMLGSHGLFTWGDTAYESYLNTLEVIELCAENLEDNFTQNGPAFGGAKLESLPANERLKQAAALAPVLRGFCSSERHMIGHFTDDARVLEFINSHDLARLAPMGTSCPDHFLRTKISPLVLDLQPGEDLSDVKALKERLAPAFAEYRQMYTQYYESCKHANSPAVRDANPVIILFPGVGMFSFSKDKQTARVASEFYLNAINVMKGAEAISEYTSLPRQEAFDIEYWLLEEAKLQRMPKPKALSGKIALITGSAGGIGKAIARKFVDEGGVVILNDMNEERLQGACDEFHKKYGKDSCVAARLDVTNSTDIEQAFATAALAFGGIDIVINNAGLSISKTIEAHEEKDWDLLYDVLVKGQFFVTQAAVEVMRKQAIGGDILNIVSKNALVSGPNNAGYGSAKAAQLHLSRLNAAELGADGIRVNVVNPDAVISDSNIWAGGWAEGRAKAYGITVEELPAYYAKRTLLNQIILPEDIANACFAFVGGLLSKSTGNMLNVDGGVAMAFPR is encoded by the coding sequence ATGTCAGAAGTAAAGACAAAAACCACCTACAAGCACGTGAGCTATTTGTGGGACGAGGCCGAAGCGGCCAGACTTGAAGGCGACGAAGTAGCGCTGCTGATTTACCGGTCTAACTTGTTGGGGGCCGATTTGCGCCTGACCAATTACGGGGGTGGCAATACCTCTTGCAAGACCACGGCCAAAGACCCATTGACTGGTCAGGAGACCGAGGTGATGTGGATCAAAGGCTCAGGTGGTGATTTGGGTACCTTGAAGAAAAGCGGACTGGCGGCTTTGTACGTAGACCGCCTGCACAGCCTGGAGAATGTGTACCGTGGCATAGAGCACGAAGATGAGATGGTGGAGCTTTTCAACCACAGCATCTTTGACCTGAGTTCTAAGGCTCCGTCTATTGACACTCCTTTGCACGGATTTTTGCCGTTCAAACACATAGACCACCTGCACCCAGATGCGGCCATCGCCATTGCGGCGGCCAAAGACGGCAAGCGAATCACCCAGGAGTTATTTGGGGGTTCTATTGGCTGGGTAGACTGGCAGCGTCCGGGCTTTGACCTGGGTCTCCAGTTGCGCCAGTGCCTGGAAGAGAACCCGGGCATACGGGGCATCATGCTTGGCTCCCACGGACTTTTCACCTGGGGCGATACCGCCTATGAAAGCTACCTGAATACCCTGGAGGTGATAGAACTTTGCGCTGAGAACCTGGAAGATAACTTCACACAGAACGGCCCAGCCTTTGGCGGAGCCAAACTGGAAAGTCTACCCGCCAATGAGCGTCTGAAACAAGCTGCGGCCCTGGCCCCGGTGTTGCGCGGCTTCTGCTCCAGTGAGCGCCACATGATTGGCCATTTCACCGATGATGCCCGCGTGCTTGAATTCATCAATTCCCATGACCTGGCCCGTTTGGCCCCTATGGGAACCAGCTGCCCAGACCATTTCCTGCGCACCAAGATCAGTCCGTTAGTCCTGGACCTGCAGCCCGGTGAGGACCTGTCTGATGTGAAAGCCCTGAAAGAGCGTTTGGCCCCGGCCTTTGCCGAGTACCGCCAGATGTATACCCAGTACTACGAATCCTGCAAACACGCCAACAGCCCGGCCGTGCGCGACGCGAACCCGGTGATTATTCTGTTCCCGGGCGTGGGCATGTTCTCGTTCTCCAAAGACAAGCAGACCGCCCGTGTGGCCTCAGAATTTTACCTTAACGCCATCAATGTGATGAAGGGCGCCGAGGCCATCTCTGAGTATACCTCATTGCCGCGTCAGGAAGCGTTTGACATTGAGTACTGGCTCCTGGAAGAAGCGAAGTTGCAGCGCATGCCCAAGCCCAAAGCCCTTTCTGGCAAGATTGCCCTCATCACGGGCAGTGCCGGTGGTATTGGCAAAGCCATTGCCCGCAAGTTTGTGGATGAAGGCGGCGTGGTTATCCTTAACGACATGAACGAGGAGCGTCTGCAAGGCGCCTGCGATGAATTCCATAAAAAGTATGGCAAGGATTCCTGCGTGGCTGCCCGCCTGGACGTGACCAACAGCACGGATATTGAGCAAGCCTTTGCTACCGCGGCCCTGGCCTTTGGCGGCATTGACATTGTGATTAACAACGCCGGTCTGTCCATCTCCAAAACCATTGAGGCCCATGAAGAGAAGGATTGGGATCTGCTGTATGACGTGCTGGTAAAAGGCCAGTTCTTCGTGACCCAGGCCGCCGTAGAGGTAATGCGCAAGCAAGCCATCGGGGGTGATATCCTGAACATTGTGAGCAAAAACGCCTTGGTAAGCGGCCCTAACAACGCCGGTTACGGCAGCGCCAAAGCCGCCCAACTGCACCTGAGCCGCCTGAACGCCGCTGAGCTGGGTGCCGATGGCATTAGGGTGAACGTGGTGAACCCAGACGCCGTGATTTCAGACAGCAATATTTGGGCTGGCGGTTGGGCCGAGGGCCGTGCCAAGGCCTATGGTATCACGGTAGAGGAACTTCCGGCGTATTACGCCAAGCGCACCTTACTCAACCAAATCATTTTGCCGGAAGACATCGCCAATGCCTGCTTCGCGTTTGTGGGCGGCTTGTTGAGCAAATCTACGGGCAATATGCTCAACGTGGACGGCGGCGTAGCCATGGCTTTCCCGCGGTAA
- the rhaT gene encoding L-rhamnose/proton symporter RhaT, translating into MQAVLGVIFHFIGGFASGSFYIPYKKVKGWAWESYWIVGGIFSWLLAPLVAAYLTVPDFMGIIANASSETVFWTYLMGLLWGIGGLTFGLGLRYLGVSLGMSFMLGFSSAFGALVPPIYRDIVGSDKGETFTGMLQTTGGLVVLAGIMICLIGIAVCGKAGTMKEKDLTTEQKEVGVKEFDLKKGFTVGVISGILSACFNYGIEAGKPLAEVAVQTGGNPLFQNNVTFVVILWGGLTTNFIWCMILNARNKTFGDYTKKNTPLLRNYVFSALAGITWFMQFFFYGMGESKLGNGASSWILHMAFIILISNMWGMILGEWKGVQRKTFQTIVAGVAIIMTSIVVVGIGNSL; encoded by the coding sequence ATGCAAGCGGTTCTTGGCGTCATTTTTCACTTTATTGGCGGCTTCGCCTCTGGTAGCTTTTACATTCCTTACAAAAAAGTAAAAGGGTGGGCCTGGGAATCTTACTGGATAGTAGGGGGGATTTTCTCCTGGTTACTGGCGCCCCTGGTGGCGGCTTATCTCACCGTCCCAGACTTCATGGGCATCATTGCCAACGCCAGCAGTGAAACCGTGTTCTGGACCTACCTCATGGGCTTGCTCTGGGGGATTGGGGGCTTGACGTTCGGGCTAGGCTTGCGGTATCTGGGGGTTTCTTTGGGTATGTCATTCATGCTGGGTTTTTCTTCTGCCTTTGGGGCCCTGGTGCCGCCCATCTACAGAGACATTGTGGGCAGCGATAAAGGCGAAACGTTTACGGGTATGCTGCAAACCACGGGTGGTTTGGTGGTATTGGCCGGTATTATGATTTGCCTGATTGGGATTGCGGTCTGCGGAAAGGCCGGTACCATGAAGGAGAAAGACCTCACCACCGAGCAGAAAGAAGTTGGCGTGAAAGAGTTTGACCTCAAGAAAGGCTTCACGGTAGGGGTAATCTCCGGTATCCTGAGCGCCTGTTTCAACTACGGCATTGAGGCCGGCAAGCCATTGGCCGAGGTGGCCGTGCAAACCGGCGGTAACCCGTTGTTCCAGAACAACGTGACCTTTGTGGTTATTCTCTGGGGCGGCCTTACCACCAACTTTATCTGGTGCATGATCCTGAATGCCCGCAACAAGACCTTCGGAGATTATACCAAGAAAAACACGCCCCTTCTTAGAAACTACGTCTTCTCGGCCTTGGCCGGTATTACCTGGTTCATGCAGTTCTTTTTCTACGGTATGGGTGAGAGCAAACTGGGCAACGGTGCCAGTTCCTGGATTCTGCACATGGCCTTCATCATCCTTATCTCCAATATGTGGGGCATGATTTTAGGCGAGTGGAAAGGGGTGCAGCGCAAAACCTTCCAGACCATTGTGGCGGGAGTGGCCATCATCATGACTTCCATTGTAGTGGTAGGGATAGGGAATTCCCTGTAA
- a CDS encoding glycoside hydrolase family 43 protein, which yields MKPFFCSLLLVFSLFSCTVLQKTGAKEEVFLFSYFKGNGDGLHLAYSMDGYQWKALKNDSIFLKPTAGKDKLMRDPCIIRGGDGKFHMVWTVSWNEKGIGYASSPDLLQWSEQKFVPVMAHEEGARNTWAPEISYDARSKEYMIYWATTITGLYPETQSKMDAGYNHRIYYVTTKDFKTYSPTKLLYEPGFNVIDASIVKGRDGYVMFLKDETREPAQKNLKVATSKNLTGPYTAASAPITGKYWAEGPTTLQLGNKWLVYFDKYTSHAMGAVQSEDLKTWEDISNKISFPKGMRHGTIFKVTKAEFEKLLK from the coding sequence ATGAAACCATTTTTTTGCTCCCTTTTACTAGTTTTTTCCCTTTTCTCCTGCACGGTGCTGCAGAAAACAGGGGCAAAGGAAGAAGTGTTCCTGTTTTCTTACTTCAAGGGCAACGGAGACGGACTGCACCTGGCTTACAGCATGGACGGCTACCAGTGGAAAGCCCTGAAGAACGATTCCATTTTTCTGAAGCCTACCGCCGGCAAAGACAAACTCATGCGCGACCCCTGCATCATTAGGGGCGGTGATGGCAAATTCCATATGGTCTGGACCGTAAGCTGGAACGAAAAGGGGATAGGCTACGCCAGTTCCCCGGATTTGCTGCAGTGGTCTGAACAGAAGTTCGTGCCGGTGATGGCGCATGAGGAAGGCGCCCGCAACACCTGGGCCCCGGAGATTAGCTATGATGCCCGCTCCAAGGAGTACATGATCTACTGGGCTACCACCATTACCGGCCTCTACCCCGAGACGCAATCTAAGATGGATGCCGGCTACAACCACCGCATCTATTACGTCACCACCAAAGACTTCAAAACCTACAGCCCCACCAAGCTCCTGTACGAGCCCGGCTTTAACGTGATAGATGCCAGCATTGTGAAGGGCCGTGACGGGTACGTGATGTTCCTGAAAGACGAGACCCGTGAACCCGCCCAGAAGAACCTGAAAGTAGCCACCAGCAAGAACTTAACCGGGCCCTATACCGCCGCCAGCGCTCCCATAACTGGTAAATACTGGGCAGAAGGCCCTACTACCTTGCAATTAGGCAACAAATGGTTAGTGTACTTTGATAAGTATACCAGCCATGCCATGGGCGCCGTGCAATCAGAAGATTTGAAAACCTGGGAAGATATTTCAAATAAAATCTCCTTTCCCAAAGGCATGCGCCACGGCACAATCTTCAAAGTCACTAAAGCGGAATTTGAGAAATTGCTGAAGTAA
- a CDS encoding rhamnogalacturonan acetylesterase: MSILMKSVKRPGVCLLALLLVGSTALAQKATCKYDFGGKEVAKGYTRVSAADTYSEKTGFGFEASTPVKEVDRGGKDALKRDYITSEKPFYFSVKVPEGNYKVTVTLGDSKSKSTTTVKAESRRLMLEKVATNAGEFVTKTFIVNIKDRQINGTTKVGLKEREESKLDWDNKLTLEFALQPALAAVEITKVEDQITVFLAGNSTVVNQENEPWASWGQMIPRFFKPGVAIANHAESGLSLGSFISSRRLDKILSVIKPGDYVFVEFGHNDEKEKGPNAGPYKSYTERLQHFAREVKGKGGHLVILTPTARRSFKDGVMTNSHGDYPDAARKVALEANVPLIDLTAHTTTMYEALGVEGSKNAFVIYPEQNLNDNTHFNPYGAYQIAKIVAEGIKANKLKLANYLVEMPTFDPKKPDAFQDFQWPASPNTSLLKPDGN; encoded by the coding sequence ATGAGCATCCTTATGAAAAGCGTGAAAAGACCAGGCGTCTGCCTGTTGGCCCTCTTATTGGTTGGGTCTACCGCATTGGCCCAAAAAGCTACCTGTAAATATGATTTCGGGGGGAAAGAAGTAGCTAAGGGCTATACCCGGGTCTCGGCGGCAGATACTTACTCAGAAAAAACAGGCTTCGGTTTTGAGGCCAGCACGCCGGTGAAGGAGGTAGACCGCGGGGGAAAAGATGCCTTAAAACGGGATTACATCACCAGTGAAAAGCCCTTCTATTTCTCGGTTAAGGTTCCTGAGGGTAACTATAAAGTGACTGTAACCCTGGGAGATTCCAAAAGCAAATCCACCACCACGGTGAAAGCAGAATCCCGGCGGTTAATGCTGGAGAAGGTGGCCACCAATGCTGGAGAGTTTGTGACCAAGACCTTTATTGTCAATATCAAAGACCGGCAAATTAATGGCACTACTAAAGTAGGCCTGAAAGAAAGGGAAGAGTCTAAGCTGGATTGGGACAATAAACTTACCTTGGAGTTTGCCTTACAGCCAGCCCTGGCGGCCGTGGAGATCACCAAGGTGGAGGACCAGATAACTGTTTTCCTGGCGGGCAACTCTACGGTGGTGAACCAGGAAAATGAGCCCTGGGCATCCTGGGGTCAGATGATCCCGCGGTTCTTCAAGCCGGGCGTGGCCATCGCCAACCATGCAGAATCGGGTTTGTCGTTGGGCAGTTTTATCAGTAGCCGGCGCCTGGACAAGATTTTGAGTGTGATCAAGCCCGGCGACTATGTGTTTGTGGAGTTTGGGCACAATGACGAAAAGGAAAAAGGGCCCAATGCCGGCCCCTATAAGTCTTACACCGAACGTCTGCAACACTTTGCCCGGGAGGTGAAAGGCAAAGGCGGCCATCTGGTGATTTTAACGCCCACAGCCCGCCGGTCTTTCAAAGATGGCGTGATGACCAATTCGCACGGCGATTACCCAGATGCGGCCAGGAAAGTAGCTCTGGAAGCCAACGTCCCCCTGATAGACCTTACGGCCCACACTACTACTATGTATGAAGCCCTGGGCGTGGAAGGCTCTAAAAACGCTTTTGTCATTTACCCGGAGCAGAACCTGAACGACAACACGCATTTCAACCCGTATGGCGCTTACCAAATAGCCAAAATTGTAGCAGAAGGCATTAAAGCCAATAAACTGAAGCTGGCTAATTACTTGGTAGAGATGCCCACTTTTGACCCAAAAAAACCAGATGCCTTCCAGGATTTCCAGTGGCCGGCCAGCCCTAATACCAGCCTGTTAAAGCCAGACGGTAATTAA